The genomic window ATGGTGaggtttttgtcttttactttatCGCAACTAAAACCAATTCATAGCTTTTGGGTTCTGATAGACATATTGGTAAACCTTTTAACAGGAATTGAACCACAGGTTACACTTTACCATTATGATCTTCCTCAGTCTCTGGAAGATGAGTATGGAGGATGGATcaaccgcaaaatcatgtaAAAGGACAATTAAAGATTctgatataaaaaatatggctagaaaataaagaatatttGTTATATTGCAGAGAAGACTTCACTGCTTTTGCAGATGTATGCTTCAGAGAGTTTGGGGAGGATGTGAAGTTATGGACTAAAATCAACGAAGCTACTTTATTCGCCATTGGTTCTTATGGCGACGGAATGAGGTATGGACATTGTCCTCCTATGAATTACTCTACCGCAAATGTTTGTACGGAAACATATATTGCAGGCCATAACATGTTGCTAGCTCACTCCTCTGCTTCAAATTTGTATAAACTGAAGTACAAGGTATACACATTTATCTCTGTTTCGCTCTTAAAGCCCTAAACCCATATGAACATAAACAGTATGATGGTACAGACTAAGCAAAGAGGATCCGTAGGCCTTAGTATATATGCTTATGGGCTATCTCCTTATACGGACTCCAAGGACGATGAAACCGCAACTGAAAGAGCTGAAGCTTTCCTCTTTGGCTGGTGAGAAAAatgctttctttgtttcagtaACTTGAGGATAAAATCTGATGACTAAATTGGTAATCCAGGATGTTAAAGCCTTTGGTAGTTGGGGATTATCCGGATATAATGAAGAGAACCTTGGGGTCGAGATTACCGGTTTTCTCAGAAGAAGAGTCAAAACAAGTGAAAGGATCATCTGACTTTGTAGGAGTTGTACACTACAACACATTCTATGTCACAAACCGACCCGCACCTTCTCTCGTTACCAGCATTAACAAACTCTTCTTTGCAGACATTGGCGCATATCTGATCGGTAAGCCTAGTTTCTTTTCATTCGATCGAACTCTTTTAGTTGATATATAACTCTTCTTCATTGGACAGCCGCTGGGAATGCTTCATTATTCGAGGTAAGGACCAATAAATCCGCAGAACACACAATACATATATTCAGGCCAAAAGCTCTGGTTTGATCCTTCTTGCTTTCTTGAAGTTTGATGCTGTTCCATGGGGTCTGGAAGGTATTCTTCAGCATATAAAGCAGAGCTATAACAATCCTCCAATCTACATTCTTGAAAATGGTACAAACTTCATTCTCTTTTGTCtacttgctctgtttttgatcTTAAGATTCTTCAAttcacaccaaaaaaacacacaaaaaaaaaaacaggtaaACCGATGAAACATGGTTCAACGCTACAAGACACACCAAGAGCTGAATTCATTCAAGCTTACATTGGTGCTGTGCACAACGCCATCACGTAAAAGaactctccttcttcatcttcaagttCATCATACTAGCATTGATCGACTTTATTCCTGACAAATATTTTGACTGATCAGGAATGGATCGGACACGAGAGGTTACTTTGTATGGTCGATGATTGATTTGTATGAGTTAATAGGTAGATATATGACCAGCTATGGAATGTACTATGTGAATTTCAGTGATCCTGGTCGCAAGAGGTCTCCAAAGCTCTCTGCTTCTTGGTACACTGGTTTCCTCAATGGTACTATTGATGTTGCTTCTCAAGATACTATTCAGTTGCAGAGAAAATGCTCAGGCTCTTCGTCCTTGTAATCTATTTAACTAAATCATCctagttttgtttggttttcatttCATCTATCgtatgaaaaaaaactcagtGGTTTGATAAGATTTGGATATGAATAATGAAACTGTCTTGTGATTTTTGTCGGTCATCATAAGATTTGGAtatgaatattgttttgttattttccgaaatttgtttttaaactacAACCGAACCATTATGATGTGTTACCTATATTGGCAATTTGGCATGTAGGTAGAGTCAGTACATGGCAAGGATTACACacttcaccaaaaaaaagatatttctaTAGTCGTTTTCAGATGTTTATTTGTCGCGTATTACGAGTGGAAGATAATAGAAAAGATATAGACTATAGTCCTCACAATTCACCAAAATACACTTCACTCAATAtatgtatttctttttaaatggTCCAAGAAAACGACAGAACCGGACTCTTCAATTATTTGTTCATTTGGACTCAAACCGGAGGaggaaaatcaaaaatgaaacatttcAATCTGTTATCCATTATTCTGGTTATCGTTTTGGCGACAAGCTACATTGATGCCTTCACCAGAAACGATTTTCCAGAGGATTTCCTCTTCGGAGCCGGTACTTCTGCTTATCAGGTTCGAGTCTGACCACATCAATGGCAATCGGggttttccatttttaattgttttgtctacaatttgagttttttgggGGAATTTGTGGAAATAGTGGGAAGGAGCTGCTAATGAAGACGGAAGAACTCCTAGCGTCTGGGATACAACCTCCCACTGTTGtaagttgttttgttttattttcaactttgaGTCATCATTCGGCGTTTTTGTGAGAAGATTGTATAGATCATTGTTCAAAAATCGCAGATAATGGAAGTAATGGAGATATAGCATGTGATGGGTATCACAAATACAAGgtttgtctctcttctttgttgaAGAAGTTATCGTAAGTCTCTGGCTCTGCATTCATAGATGTTATTGTCCAGGAAGATGTTAAGTTGATGGCAGAAATGGGCTTAGAATCATTCAGATTCTCTATCTCCTGGTCAAGACTTATACCTAGTAACGCCTATTCTTGGTTTCTTAATTCCCAAGTAACTAATAATGTTGTCTCTGACCTCTTATATTAGACCCTTTTTGTCTGTGTCATTTTTCAGATGGAAGAGGACGCATTAACCCAAAAGGTTTATTGTTTTACAAGAATCTCATCAAAGAGCTACGAAGCCATGGTAaggtttttgtctttttacttttaacgGAACTAAAGCCAATTCATTTGCTTCTCACAAAACTATTAAACAGGAATCGAACCTCACGTTACACTTTACCACTACGATCTTCCTCAGTCTCTTGAAGATGAGTATGGAGGATGGATCAACCACAAAATCATGTAAATGATCAAAGAAGATTATGATCTAACAAAGTCACgttttaaaatatgaatagaaaaacaaaaatagaattaatgttgtttatttgttatattgCAGAGAAGACTTTACAGCTTTTGCAGATGTATGCTTCAGAGAGTTTGGGGAGGATGTGAAGTTATGGACTACAATCAACGAAGCTACAATCTTCGCCTTTGCTTTTTATGGCAAAGACGTTAGGTATGGAAATTGTACTACAGGAAATTATTGTATGGAAACATATATTGCAGGCCATAACATGTTGCTAGCTCATGCCTCTGCTTCAAATTTGTATAAACTAAAGTACAAGGTATAcatttttatctctttttcgCTCTTAAAACTCTCAACCCGTATGAACTTAATCCATATGACGGTGCAGAGTAAGCAAAGAGGATCCATAGGCCTTAGTATATTTGCATTGGGGTTAACTCCTTATACAAACTCCAAGGACGATGAAATCGCAACTCAAAGAGCTAAAGCTTTCCTCTATGGATGgtgagaaacaaaactttatttctTAACTTGAGGACAAAATCTAAAGACTAAATTGATAATAAAGGATGTTGAAGCCTTTGGTATTTGGGGACTATCCGGATGAAATGAAGAGAACCTTGGGATCGAGATTACCGGTTTTCTCAGAGGAAGAATCAGAGCAAGTTAAAGGATCATCTGACTTTGTAGGAATTATACATTACACGACAGTTTATGTCACAAACCAGCCCGCACCTTATATCTTTCCCAGCAGCACTAACAAAGACTTCTTTACAGACATGGGCGCGTATATTATCTGTATGCCAAGTTTATTTTCATCACTATtcaatcgatttttttttttgaaactctctttaatttataagtcttcttctttggacAGCCACTGGGAACTCTTCATCATTCGTGGTAAGGTCCTGCAATTCTGCAGAAACATATTGACATATGTACTTATGCCAAAACCTTTTGTTCTATTTTGAAGTTTGATGCTGTTCCATGGGGTCTGGAAGGTGTTCTTCAGCATATAAAGCATCGCTATAACAATCCTCCAATCTACATTCTTGAAAATGGTACACTTCATTCTCTTTTGTCTTCTGGCTCTGTTTTTGTCTACTTGAAAGCAAACCTTCTTGTTCTTAAGATTCTTCAAATCGCAcccgaaaacaaaaacaggtTCACCGATGAAACACGATTCGATGCTACAAGACACACCAAGAGTTGAATACATTCAAGCTTACATTGGTGCTGTCCTCAACGCTATCAAGTATGGTCAtcctttttcaaattttagtcCTCACGTTAATATATTTGACTGATCGGTGGTTTAGTTTCGGTTTACTTGACTCTCTCTTTGTGACAAATAATTTGACTGATCAGGAGTGGATCGGACACGAGAGGTTACTTCGTATGGTCGCTGATAGATTTGTTTGAGGTACAGGTTGGATATAAAAGCAGCTTCGGAATGTACTATGTCAATTTTAGCGATCCTGGTCGCAAGAGGTCGCCAAAGCTCTCTGCTTCTTGGTACACTGGTTTTCTCAATGGTACAATTGATGTTGCTTCTCAAGATATGACTCAGTTGCAGAGAAATTTCTCTGGCTCTTCTTCACTGTAATGTTATAATATTAACGATTCTGGTCTAGTTGGGATCctgatttggtttaatttcATCAATTCTATGGAAAAAACTCAGTGAATTTGCAAATGTATATGGATTCTGGACgtttagtaaaataataactttttaCGTGTTTGGAAtgaaacaaacatttaaaGGCTACTTCATATGTTTGATAATCGATTCGTATGACAATTACGTAGGAatatctgtttcttcttcattgtgtgatatacttataaatatatacggGTCTTGAATCTTGAATTCTTGATCCCAGtttgttttgagtttagtCATCTTTTTTGAATACTAAAAAGCAAATATTTCATTAAGAAACATCATGTATTTTACTTCATCAAATATGTTTGTAAACTGTAAACGCAAACAACATTTCTGCGTTTACATTTaccaatttgttttgaataaaacaaTGTAATAGCAAACGCAAATAACCAATGTAGACCCAACAAAAACTTGATatcatagaaaacaaaaagacctAGAGAGAATCTTTGAGATCAATTTGTGGTGGGAGCAACGGTCAAGCCTGGAGAGACTTTAAGGAAAGCCGGACGAGAACAGAGATCTTCCCACCACGCCTTGACATTAGGACGGTCGTTGATCAAACCGGCATGAATCGTCTTCATGAAGTAGTAAGTGTAAGGCACGTGGTGGAGATCGGCGAGTGTGTAAGTATCTCCGGCTAAGTATTTTGTCTTCCCAAGTCTCTCTTCGTACACGTCAAGTATTTTCCCTAGATTCTCCAGATTCTCCTCCACGATGGCTGCATTAGGAGACTCACCTTGAAGCGGCACGACGATGAGCTGGTGGATGACGGCGGAGATCGCAGGGTTGAAGTGGTGAGCCTCCACTTCCGACCATAACTTCACAATCGCTGCTTCTTTAGGGTCTTCGTGTCTTGTCAAATCCGTTCCTTTGTCTCTATGCTTCTCTGCTATATATGCAGTGATTGCCCTCGACTCTGTTTTCAGTAGACAAATATTTgttaaactaaactaaaatcattatgtaaaacaaatttatacgAACCAAAAAGGGTAAGATCGTCATCTTGTAGAGCTGGAACTTTGCCAAAGGGCTGCATCGAACAGAACATATATGGTTAGATACTTTCATACATACAGATATGTGTGCATGATAGTAATGTGTTGAGAAATATGCGCAGCGCGTACGTTCATGGAGAGAAAAGAAGGGAGCTTGTGGTGGCAAGCAAAGAGATTGACAGGGACAAGCTCGAACTCAGTGTTCTTCTCATGAAGGCAGAGAAGAACACGTGCCACGCACGCTGACATCTCATCTCCATATAGCTTCATCGccatttctgtttttgttctttttatcaaAGACCGCGTCACACTACTCGTAACGCGGAAGAGAGAGTGAGGGAGATCACAACGCGGtgcttctatatatatgacataTGCTTTGAATTTCGTAAAACCTAGCCAGTATGTATGTGGTCCTGTTTCTTGGACTTTTTAATAACTATGTACTGCAATATCGAACCTAACATTAGGTTATGTACGTACTCGAATCTTTCCAGTTTTATACACATTATTTCAGAAATTGGTTATTTTGAGGTCACTGAAATTTATAGGATTCCTTTTTCTCGTGCCTCGAAACTCTGGTTTACGAGATTCATCTGCCATCGTtaatatctaattaatttgTGTGCACGAGGCATTCAGTACACGTGGCCAAACTAAATAAAGTTGACTGATCGATATTACACAATTGGTTTAGTCAAGTTGTTTGGAAGACACAAATTGACGAGCCGTGAATCAGTTTTGGTTAGCGATAAAAGGTTTTACAAATTATAGGACGACCCATCATtattatatacacaaaacTATACACCATATCTCACCGCTTAAGTTGCAGAGAgatataaagagagagaaggaacaAAAGAGTATAAGTAGTAAAGCTTTTAGAAAACTGAAGGCGGTTTCAGACAGTTGTGGTACTCAAGCTGAGACATTTCACCGCCGTTCACCGGATCAAACTGGCATCTGTAGAAGCTGTTTAAGAACATCAAAGGAACACAATCCAACTCCGGTCAGATCAAATATGCCATACACAGAACAAATCATAGAGAATTATGTTTGTCAGGTTCTCAATTGCAATTTCGTGATTAAAGTTTGTCAATGGAATAATGTTTGCTTACCTCCCATCCATGCCAAGAATAACAACGGTGTTCTTTTGATGGCCAAAGGCGGCTATGTACTGAGTTCCTTCAACCAACCTGAACTGAGCCACCGACCACTCCGAGCTGAAATACCTCGGTAACACTCCTAAAGAGAGTAAAAGAGTTATATGCTTAATTATGTCAATGGGAGCTTTATGAGGTGAGTTTCTGATCAAATATGCTGCTAAGTTGTGAAAGTAActgatttttggtttagtacCTTTGAATAAAGACAGAGACGACGATGGGGATGAGGGAGTAGCATCAGGTGCAATTCGGGATGAGTCTTTCACTTGAGATCCGGAGTTGACTTTGAGACCAAAGACATGGACCGTTCCTTTGTCACTTGAGACAGCTAACCACTGAGCATTTGAAGAGAAGGCCAAACTGTAGATCTCTGCTCTATCCGCACCCCTCCTTACCTGTACAGTCACATCAGGTTGGTATTATAGTGCCATGGATTCCAAAATCATACAGCATTATTATAGGGGTCACAgatatatttgagatttccTTGATATTAGAATCACAATATTTCATAGCTTATACATGATGAGTGATTACAAAATCTTGAATAAGATGATAAGATAGATACTTGAAACTTTTTCTATGGATGAACCGATGCAAAGAGGACTTAATTCAGTGACTAATGAAAATTAGACTCTGTTCAGCCGTAATATAAATCAAAGTGTGTTTTGTCATAACTATGGCTCTTGCTGATGGACTCATCAAGAACCTGCtaatgttttcaaaacattacCAGGTTAACCTCAGTAAGGAAAAGATGCATCCTTTTCAACATGTCTCAACCTCAGCAGTCTATCAAAGGTAACATCTAATCTAAGAACAGGAATAGAGGTGAAAACGAAATAAATCACAGAGGCACAAAACTATCGGCCTCTATCACACACATCCAGAAACAGCAAGAAAATCAGCTCAAAGCAATCACGAGGATATAAAAGAGCACTTTTCTGAATCTCTAAGCTAATAATAGAAATATAGTcctactttctttcttttacctATTTCATCCTCAGAAGTGCCAGACTACAAGTCAGAGACTAAACAACCAAATTTGCCAGCATTCTTACATGAATCATTAGAAAGTATTCAGCTTTCTGTGAATAAAAAGCGTACCTCTTGACGCAAGGTACCATCAACAGTATTGAAGATCCGAACCAGAGTACCCTTAGAGCTAGCAGTGGCCAACAAATGGCCATCCTGCGTGAGAGCGAAGCAAGCTATTCTGGAATCATGAGCCATGACGAATTTGGTCCGTTTAGAAGCGTAGTGCTCGATCCGAACTTGACCTTTCTGCAAACCTGGACATACCAAAACCATAGAACCAACACCCTGAGAAACAGCACACAAACCCTTAGGGTTGGCAATGGTTTCAATCTGATGCATCAGCTTGAGGTCAGAGAAATTGTAGACAAAAATCTTCTGCTCAAGAACGACAATAATCCGATCCCTCCTAAGCCGGACGGATCTAACATCGGACCTGAAAGAGAGTTCTCCGATACATCGGCCCTGGTGATCATCCCAAATCATAACCTTATTAGGAGGATATTGAGGATCAGGTCCGCCACCAACTAGGGCTAATATATTGCATCTGAAAAGCATCTCCACGACTGCAACACCACCGCCACGATCGAAATCACGCCGGAAAATCTCGCGAAAGGGATCGCAATTAAGGATCCGGAAGCCACGGTCAGTGCCGACAGCGAAGCAAGCATGATCTTGGTTAAAGGAAAGATGAAGCACGGACGGAGGAGGCATCACCGGTAAATTGGGCGTAGGGGGAGAAAGAGGCGATTGATTAGAAGTCTGATTAGGTTCGTCGGAGTTAAGACTCATGGAGGAGAAGGAATCGAGAGAGTCGGGTTCGTCTACGCGATCGCGGTGAGAGGGAAAAGTAGAATCGGAATCTGAGGCAGACGTGGAATCGGGATTAGGGTTGGGGTTTGGccaggaggaagaagatacgGTGGCCATGGAAGAATGATTTGAAGGAATCGTAAGAgagattgaggaagaagaagaagaagcgtgGAGAAGGAGGAATAGAAGAAAtaggaagaagatgacttcGTGCTTTGCTTGTTGCCTGCCGTCATATATCTTTCAGGCGGCTACTCGACTTCtttatttaacaaataattggataatatcaaattttacaGGGAATTTTTAactgattcttttttttttacagttcagaaatattatttctttgtgAATAACAccagattttttatttttattaagacaatttttaaaaaaattagattctTTGCTTTACGATTCAGATAAACTCCAGATATAGATATCATAGATCCTACTATAGTGTATAACTATAATATACTATTACCATTAggttataaaatatatttgaatttttataaatgaaaatacaataaaaaaatgtgttatttcattaaaaatcattttttttttttcttcctattgtttattttgaagGATAATTAATTGATTGTTACATAAATCTCGCATTTATCTATGCCaactaaaaaaatgtagaaataatattatgaagaagatttttcaaaaataaaaaaaacgcaacaatttttattctttttccaaaaaggtttgttatatatattaaccaGGTGCATCATTCATCAATGGTGAACCATTTTTGGAGAGTACAAGACAGTACAAACATGATACAGATAGAGCattttacaaaccaaaaacgtCTAAGTAAAGAACGTAACAATTTAGGGTGTGATTTTgttagaaagagagaaaaaaacacacaacaatttttatgttgagttcgaagaaaaagaacacacacacaagTTGGGGGAATTGATGACATCATTagttaaataaaatcaacaaatctcCAAACCGACGACTAGGCTTCCAGACGTTGACAATCAATTAATATCTGTAAGGACTCATCGGTGGATATAGTCCCGGTTGTGTCAGCGGCGGAGCCACCGTTGAATAACCTTCTGGTGGACATGATAAGCCAGGAAATATAGATTGATACATTGTGGGTGGACTTCCCGGCATGTTACTCGGCGGATACAATCCGGGGAAGCATACCGGTGGAAGAATCTCAGGCTGAGCAAGTGGTGGATAAATCGGTGGCTGACAAGGAACGTGGTTGTAACTAAACGATCCAACACTTGGTAGCAACTGACTCAACACGGGTCCGTTCAACTGGCTCAACACGGGTCCCTGCAACTGACTCAACACGGGACCATTCAACTGACTCAACACGGGACCGTTCAACTGGCTCAACACGGGTCCGTTCAACTGACTCAACATGGGTCCGTTCAAAACGGGCCGGTAGGTCGATACAGGACGCACCGGCGCTTGAGCTGCGTACCGTGAGCAGCCGCCACCGGTCGGGACCTCCACCGGACCTGTGAACGAATAAGTGAAACTAATATCGGCTTTGGATTTCCCGATTTGATATGTGACGTATCTTTGACCGGTCTTATCGTTTCCAAGATGATCCAGAAGTTCTTTCACCTGAACATGAACCTCGCCGATGTCTTTATCTACTCCTCCACGTTGCTCGCACTTGATCTTGAAAGTGATCACAAGGCGGTTAGCCTCTGCTAAGTTTTGGTCGAGGATGAACTTCATGACATCATTGCTCCATTTGGGGCTGGTTCCACCGTCTCTTGCCGCTTGTGTCCGCTGCTCACGGTGGTCAGAGCATTTTGGATCACCGGATAACTTCACGGCCACAAAAACATCCATCTTCGACACTTTCTTAAGCCCTTTTGCTGATGTCACATTTATTTCTAGAGATCTCGTCCCCATTTTGATATTACCCAATGAAAAAGCTGGTTCTCTCTAGACACATTACATATAGGAGTTGCAGAGAAGACTAAGTGAAAGTCAATGACAACTATTTATAGAGGACCTTTTCATTATTCCACCCactgttctgtttttaatgTCTCTCgaataatgattttaatataACTGTAGGAGTAATTATTACCATTAAAGAAGGAGTCTGTGTTTGACGAGTAGCCAAAGGCATATTACAACTCGGTCAAAGGTAATAGACAaagcaaagacaaaaaaatccaTTGCAAAAGCAAACTGAATACGATCAAATGAAGTTTGGCACACAAGATACAGAAATCTTCAagaaacttttgtttattcttcGAAAGATGCAAACTTTGGAGATAGGAGGAAAATCTCGACTAGTGATGAGTATGAGTCCCATCCCCGGTTTCTTCGCCTTTCCTTGATGCAGCTCTTAGTTTACGTTGTTCTTCTTTGTATATCCTGTTTCTTCGTTGGAACTAGatcaaaatacacaaatatgCGCTCCTTATCAGTTCATCTACCATAGGCTTATActaagcaaagaagaaagaaacaatattgGAGACAACAATAATAAAGCTTTTGATTCCCTCAAAAGTTCACACGCAAGCCTATACATTCAGTTTCATTCAAATTTATGATTTCAACAcatagagaagagagacaatATCGTTCCATTTGAAAGATCAAACAGAGacaagagataaagagtaagTCTCAACTTCCAAACTTAACAGCTAAACAATTCATGGCCATGAAACTAAATCTCAGATAAGGGAAGTGGTATTATATTAACCTAATCCCTACAAGCAACCTAGTGAAAGCATCCACATATATACTTGGGAGATTGCAATTCAACTTTTCTAGTTTCAAGCAAAAAGAAAGCTTATGTTTTTATACATGTAGCAAACGAAACGACCAGACTGAGAGATTGTTCCAACGGATCTAGGAATGACTTAAACTCGTGATCCAGAAACTATCGATGATCGTACAGACGACCGATAACAGGACGAATCATCAATGAAACAGATCAAGCAATCAAAAGCGTGAATTGATGACACATACAACAACACAGGAACGATAATtgaaagaaaccctaaaaaaaggaaaaaggcgAAACCTAACCTCTTTGGAatggtgaagacactcgagGTAGTCTTCACGAAGAAGAGTACAGTCTTTGGGCTCTCTGCAATGAGACATACATTCGCTGAAATCCATCCAGAAATCGTAACACCTCCCTTTGTTTCCCGTTATCCCCCACCCCGACGCCATTTttccttcctctctctctaatCCCAGGAGAAATTTAGTCGTCTTCTTCGCCTGATTTCCGAGGATCCGATCTATTCAGGTTAATCCAATTAGAACCCGAAATAAATGTGCCTTTATATTATGGGCTTTAACGTAAACACTTCATGGGCCCAACTTTGAGATATCAATTCCTGTAATTACGTTAGTGTGAAGGTAATTATTACCAGAATTTTACCCGTTCCTTAACATTAAGCAGGAATTGTTGTTACTTTGTTACTAGGcttttaatagtttaataaaatttagtcTGCtgtcgaaaaaaaaaaagtgcaaAAGTTCCTTTATGTTTGACTTGTTGGTGGATTAGAATTTCAAACCCCTGATTTAGCAGTTCTTAATGGCCATTACGGACTATATATGATAGTAATTTATATGTCATatataatgttatatattttatatataaaacatttaattaaatatgactttagtttttttttaaagaattatattaatttttggtaaaGTTTAATTCTAGTATTTTTACggtattaaaaaatgtttgggttgttttttcaaatttaatagttaattttccacttttaaagaaaacaattgcTTTTCATTGTTTTGGAGAAGGTAGTTCACGCCCATGGCTGTTTCTAAGCTAGGGAATCTTTTCTTATGTGAGAGTGAGAAAAGGTTGTTCAAATATTACCCAGAGACAGACTACCTTTGTTGCCTCTCCAGACTTTTGTGTTATAACTTCTTTCGTCGAAAATTTAGTCTCACTTCGTTCCAGGCCCGACTCAATATTATTTTGGGTTCtgtgctaaaaaaaaaaatatcccCTTTAAACctttaaatccaaaaaattttagtttacgTGGCAGTGTTTACTGTCTCTTGTAAACGTAATACACTTGTAGTTCTATTCAACCATTGTAATTTTatctagaaaaataaaaattcctATAAATTAGGACCCTAAAatttaagagagaaaataagGACTCTGTGCCTTGGCACTGCTGGCACACCCTGCTTCGTTCACAACCAGGATCTGTTCGGAAAATCAGCACTTGTGGGTACCAATATGGACTTAGCTATGTACAACCTGAATGTCTTCCGAAAATCATCAGCACATCTCCGCACCGGTCTCGAATATCTAATATCGTGATGGAATTGCTGTTCCCAAATATTTTGCTTACCTCTACTCTAGTGTCTCTAATTATATTCGGTTATCGTTACAAATATTCTACTTGAAGCGGTTACTTATCTAGCTGGTTTTGCTTATGTCTACATCTtactatttaatatttattctgTTAAGCTTTTCCATAATCTATTAACATTTAATCTCGCCTTGTTTCTAATAAACACAAtgctttaaaacaaaaattagtcATTACACAGTATACATACTACATAGCATATTGCTTAAGAAAACCAGAGACGAGAAGCATTCTATTTCTacaaacagatgagatataGCTTACCTTAACATTCTATCTCTACACTTATTATGCatcaaagatgatgatgtcgTTATGGCTTCACAAGACGATAGGCTATAAATTT from Arabidopsis thaliana chromosome 3, partial sequence includes these protein-coding regions:
- a CDS encoding Calcium-dependent lipid-binding (CaLB domain) family protein (Calcium-dependent lipid-binding (CaLB domain) family protein; CONTAINS InterPro DOMAIN/s: C2 membrane targeting protein (InterPro:IPR018029), C2 calcium/lipid-binding domain, CaLB (InterPro:IPR008973), C2 calcium-dependent membrane targeting (InterPro:IPR000008); BEST Arabidopsis thaliana protein match is: Calcium-dependent lipid-binding (CaLB domain) family protein (TAIR:AT3G16510.1); Has 675 Blast hits to 575 proteins in 98 species: Archae - 0; Bacteria - 10; Metazoa - 206; Fungi - 19; Plants - 326; Viruses - 29; Other Eukaryotes - 85 (source: NCBI BLink).) encodes the protein MGTRSLEINVTSAKGLKKVSKMDVFVAVKLSGDPKCSDHREQRTQAARDGGTSPKWSNDVMKFILDQNLAEANRLVITFKIKCEQRGGVDKDIGEVHVQVKELLDHLGNDKTGQRYVTYQIGKSKADISFTYSFTGPVEVPTGGGCSRYAAQAPVRPVSTYRPVLNGPMLSQLNGPVLSQLNGPVLSQLNGPVLSQLQGPVLSQLNGPVLSQLLPSVGSFSYNHVPCQPPIYPPLAQPEILPPVCFPGLYPPSNMPGSPPTMYQSIFPGLSCPPEGYSTVAPPLTQPGLYPPMSPYRY
- a CDS encoding NADH-ubiquinone oxidoreductase-like protein (NADH-ubiquinone oxidoreductase-related; CONTAINS InterPro DOMAIN/s: NADH:ubiquinone oxidoreductase, iron-sulphur subunit 5 (InterPro:IPR019342); BEST Arabidopsis thaliana protein match is: NADH-ubiquinone oxidoreductase-related (TAIR:AT2G47690.1); Has 129 Blast hits to 129 proteins in 63 species: Archae - 0; Bacteria - 0; Metazoa - 2; Fungi - 62; Plants - 56; Viruses - 0; Other Eukaryotes - 9 (source: NCBI BLink).); its protein translation is MASGWGITGNKGRCYDFWMDFSECMSHCREPKDCTLLREDYLECLHHSKEFQRRNRIYKEEQRKLRAASRKGEETGDGTHTHH